In Juglans microcarpa x Juglans regia isolate MS1-56 chromosome 7D, Jm3101_v1.0, whole genome shotgun sequence, the following are encoded in one genomic region:
- the LOC121238408 gene encoding transcription factor bHLH91-like, with protein MYEETGCFDPNPMSEDAVSVAVAEDGFSQTVPNCTHNNFEDNLRLSMEELSYQHQHHNQTSIHDQAAAAAAAMEIELQQHLGFNMDSSYNGHNHSNTHLVDSSYGVHEMQEMDPFNHHHHHQDQQQQLRQIDIQNGHQSYDYSSLPNSPYPPTPDLLNLFHLPRCSASSLLPNSSISFSNPAQKTTASYQSSQLGFLGDIPTGADSASGASVLYDPLFHLNLPPQPPLFRQLFGQSLPNGYSLPCSRNGSLFGTGGDEREGNGGVYQDGDVRQFENGVLEFSRDLGCIGKARDGETKHFATERERRQNLNDKYKALRSLVPNPTKTDRASVVLDAIEYIKELLRTVNELKLLVEKKRCGREIRKRQKTEAGDTAGDVENCNTKPVGDPHDGQSYNGSLRSSWLQRKSKDTEVDVRIIDDEVTIKLVQRKNNFLLFVSKALDELQLDLHHIAGGQCGDFYSFLFNTKIYEGSSVHASSIANKLIEVVDRQCCTAAMNINQPTSSY; from the exons ATGTACGAGGAGACTGGCTGCTTTGATCCCAACCCCATGTCGGAGGATGCAGTTTCTGTTGCGGTAGCAGAGGATGGGTTTTCCCAAACGGTCCCAAACTGCACCCACAACAATTTCGAAGACAATCTGAGACTTTCCATGGAGGAGCTCTCCTACCAGCACCAGCACCACAACCAGACTTCTATTCATGATcaggctgctgctgctgctgctgccatggagattgaactccagCAGCATCTGGGATTTAACATGGACAGCTCCTACAACGGCCACAACCACAGCAATACCCATCTCGTGGATAGCTCTTACGGTGTCCATGAGATGCAAGAGATGGATCCTTTCAACCATCATCACCACCATCAAGATCAGCAACAACAGTTGCGGCAAATTGACATTCAAAATGGCCACCAAAGCTACGATTATTCTTCACTACCAAACAGCCCTTACCCCCCAACACCGGACCTCCTCAATCTCTTCCACTTGCCCAGATGCTCAGCCTCCTCTTTACTCCCCAATTCATCCATCTCCTTCTCGAACCCGGCACAGAAGACAACCGCTAGTTATCAGAGCTCCCAGCTCGGCTTTCTGGGAGACATTCCAACTGGGGCGGACAGCGCCTCTGGCGCCTCCGTTTTATACGACCCACTATTCCATCTAAACCTGCCTCCGCAGCCTCCTTTGTTCAGGCAATTGTTCGGCCAGTCTCTACCCAATGGCTACAGCTTGCCGTGCTCAAGGAACGGTTCCTTGTTTGGCACGGGAGGGGATGAAAGAGAGGGAAATGGGGGTGTGTACCAAGATGGGGATGTGAGGCAGTTTGAGAATGGAGTGCTGGAGTTCAGTAGGGACCTGGGCTGCATTGGAAAAGCCAGGGATGGCGAAACCAAACACTTTGCCACTGAGCGCGAAAGGAGACAAAACTTGAATGACAAATATAAGGCCTTGAGAAGCCTTGTCCCTAACCCTACAAAG ACTGACAGGGCATCTGTGGTGTTAGATGCAATAGAATACATCAAAGAGCTTCTGAGGACAGTGAATGAGCTGAAGTTGCTGGTGGAGAAAAAGAGATGTGGGAGAGAGATAAGGAAGAGGCAAAAGACTGAAGCAGGAGACACGGCAGGGGATGTGGAGAACTGCAACACGAAGCCTGTTGGTGACCCTCATGATGGCCAATCCTACAATGGATCCTTGAGGAGCTCATGGCTTCAGAGGAAATCCAAAGACACCGAGGTCGATGTTCGTATCATCGACGACGAGGTGACCATCAAGCTCGTTCAGCGGAAGAACAATTTCTTGCTGTTTGTATCCAAAGCCCTCGACGAGCTTCAGCTGGATCTCCATCATATCGCCGGCGGCCAATGTGGCGATTTCTACAGCTTCTTGTTCAACACCAAG ATATATGAAGGGTCTTCTGTGCACGCGAGCTCCATAGCAAACAAGCTCATTGAGGTTGTGGACAGACAATGTTGTACTGCAGCCATGAATATTAATCAACCAACCAGCAGCTATTAA
- the LOC121239738 gene encoding pentatricopeptide repeat-containing protein At1g62350 gives MLRQAKNLFRKTSFSTATRLPSSPFSPNFPLLLQDTFSKNHQQKWFLRYLSGSASSPSLSIWRRKKEMGKEGLIVAKELKRLRFNEVRLDRFIRSHVSRLLKSDLLAVLAEFQRQDQILLCMKLYDVVRKEIWYRPDMYFYRDMLMMLARNKKVDEAKQVWEDLKKEEVLFDQHTFGDIIRAFLDNELPSEAMDIYDEMRLSPDPPISLPFRVILKGLLPYPELREKIKDDFLELFPDMVVYDPPEDLFEHEDWRKKIGDE, from the exons ATGCTGCGTCAAGCTAAAAATCTCTTCAGAAAAACCTCATTCTCAACCGCCACCCGCCTGCCCTCCTCGCCCTTTTCCCCAAATTTCCCTTTGCTTTTGCAAGACACTTTCTCAAAAAACCATCAGCAAAAATGGTTTTTGCGTTATCTTTCAGGGTCGGCATCCAGTCCCAGCTTGTCGATATGGAGAAGAAAGAAGGAGATGGGAAAGGAGGGTCTGATCGTCGCCAAAGAGCTTAAGAGGCTCCGGTTCAACGAGGTACGCCTGGACCGGTTCATCCGGTCTCATGTGTCCCGCTTGCTCAAATCCGATCTCCTCGCCGTTCTCGCTGAGTTCCAGAGACAAGATCAGATCTTACTCTGCATGAAG TTATACGATGTGGTTCGTAAAGAAATTTGGTACCGGCCAGACATGTACTTTTACAGGGACATGCTTATGATGCTTGCACGAAACAAAAAGGTTGATGAAGCAAAGCAGGTTTGGGAAGACCTGAAGAAAGAGGAAGTTCTCTTTGATCAGCATACATTTGGGGACATTATCAGAGCCTTTTTAGATAACGAGTTGCCCTCGGAGGCAATGGACATATATGATGAAATGAGACTATCCCCTGATCCTCCAATCTCTTTGCCTTTTCGAGTGATATTGAAAGGGCTCCTTCCATACCCAGAATTGAGAGAGAAGATAAAAGATGACTTTTTAGAACTGTTTCCTGATATGGTTGTTTATGACCCACCTGAAGACTTGTTTGAACATGAAGATTGGAGAAAGAAGATTGGGGATGAGTAA
- the LOC121238201 gene encoding putative disease resistance protein RGA3, giving the protein MADPISLVARPFLSEIFRIVSSLISGEYSLIHGVKEDLERLSSHLTSIKAVLEDAEKKQLNQQHLKDWLEKLQEVVFDAEDVLDTFATDAKVRRRFQTPLSNTAYKHDVANKIKVISRRFDVISTEKERFHLNSQVDVGKLETPNHTVFHMVQSDVVGRDADKENIINMMLSNEYDREGDVSVIPIIGMGGLGKTTLAQFIFNDEKIAHHFESRMWICVTVDFNPTRILKEMIQFHSKVKLDESSESHLHSRLLEFLREQRFLLVLDDFWLEDYNRWDQSLLGLLRNGAKGSRVLVTSRNTRVVIATLPPYNLSYLSEDDCWSLFSRIVCRNGSLPENLERIGRTIIGKCKGLPLAVKAMAGILLNHTDDVNKWKQIQNHEIWEIEEQEQESGFDRFKIMAILKFSYDHLPYYLKHCFAYCSIFPKAYAFNKKELVKYWIAQGIIQSRGRDTMEETGIAHFHELTTRSFFQLSNTDDKDIYIMHDLMHDLALSISSPNCCQVKDNDSWNFSKQPRHLSLLGKDLEQPMLQIVKNDQKLRSLLFPSEGLKSFSNQVLENLFRTLKYLRLLDLSSSVILVLPDSIEELKLLRYLDLSRTEIKVLPDSICNLYNLQALKLQGCLWLSGLPKNLGNLVNLRHLDLEDMFWFKYSSKLPPRMGNLTNLHNLHAFRVGNENGYRIEELKNMEHLSKTLHISNLENAVNAGEAKLNEKKNLDKLTFEWSDRVPNTQDEAAERSVLEDLQPHPDLKELQVFRYGGNEFPTWMSEGRLQNLVKVTLDGCVKCKTLTIGDRLPNLKELYMKRMLELEKWPEVDCHSLRRLKFSNCPNLRELPSIFPSLNVMKIKVATP; this is encoded by the coding sequence ATGGCCGATCCTATTTCATTAGTAGCAAGGCCTTTTTTAAGTGAGATCTTTCGTATTGTTTCATCCTTAATCAGTGGGGAGTATTCTTTGATCCATGGCGTGAAAGAAGATTTGGAGAGGCTTTCAAGCCATCTGACTTCTATCAAAGCTGTGCTTGAAGATGCGGAGAAGAAGCAACTCAACCAGCAACACTTGAAAGATTGGCTCGAAAAGCTTCAGGAGGTTGTTTTTGATGCTGAAGACGTATTAGATACTTTTGCAACTGACGCAAAGGTGCGCAGAAGATTCCAAACTCCTTTAAGTAACACAGCCTACAAACATGATGTCGCAAATAAGATCAAAGTTATTTCAAGAAGATTTGATGTCATTTctacagaaaaagaaagattcCATCTCAATAGCCAAGTTGATGTCGGAAAGCTCGAGACCCCAAACCACACGGTGTTTCATATGGTCCAATCAGATGTAGTTGGAAGGGATGCCGATaaagaaaatatcataaacATGATGCTTTCAAATGAATACGATAGAGAAGGCGATGTCTCTGTGATTCCCATCATAGGAATGGGAGGCCTGGGCAAAACAACTCTTGCTCAATTTATCTTCAACGACGAGAAGATAGCTCATCATTTTGAATCTAGAATGTGGATTTGTGTCACAGTCGACTTTAACCCGACGAGGATCCTCAAAGAAATGATTCAGTTCCATTCTAAGGTGAAACTTGACGAAAGCTCTGAAAGCCACCTTCATTCTCGACTTCTAGAGTTCTTGAGAGAACAACGGTTCTTACTTGTTCTGGATGATTTTTGGTTGGAGGATTACAATAGATGGGATCAATCCTTGCTAGGTCTATTGAGAAATGGAGCGAAGGGAAGCAGAGTTTTGGTAACTAGTCGAAATACCAGGGTTGTCATAGCCACACTACCTCCATACAATCTAAGCTATTTGTCTGAAGATGATTGCTGGTCCTTATTCTCGAGGATTGTATGCAGGAATGGTAGTTTGCCCGAGAATTTGGAACGTATTGGTAGAACGATCATTGGAAAGTGCAAAGGCCTCCCATTGGCAGTCAAGGCAATGGCAGGTATCTTGCTCAATCACACTGATGATGTAAACAAATGGAAGCAAATTCAAAATCACGAAATATGGGAAATAGAAGAGCAAGAGCAGGAATCTGGATTTGACAGGTTCAAGATTATGGCTATTCTGAAATTCAGCTATGACCACCTACCTTATTATCTAAAGCATTGTTTTGCATACTGTTCCATTTTTCCCAAGGCCTATGCTTTCAACAAGAAAGAGTTGGTAAAATATTGGATTGCACAAGGGATTATACAATCTAGAGGAAGAGATACAATGGAGGAGACTGGAATTGCACATTTTCATGAGCTCACAACAAGGTCattctttcaactttcaaaCACTGATGATAAGGATATATACATCATGCACGATCTTATGCATGACTTGGCTCTATCGATTTCAAGCCCCAATTGTTGTCAGGTGAAGGATAACGACTCATGGAATTTCTCCAAACAGCCTCGTCATCTGTCATTACTAGGTAAAGATCTCGAGCAGCCTATGCTACAGATTGTCAAAAATGATCAGAAGTTGCGATCCCTTTTATTTCCTAGTGAGGGCTTGAAAAGCTTCAGTAATCAGGTTCTTGAAAACCTATTTCGTACATTGAAATACCTGCGGTTGTTGGATCTTAGTTCAAGTGTCATCTTGGTATTGCCTGACTCAATTGAGGAATTGAAGTTGTTGCGGTACCTCGACCTCTCCAGAACAGAAATCAAAGTTCTCCCTGACTCAATTTGCAATCTCTACAATTTGCAAGCATTGAAACTCCAAGGGTGCCTTTGGCTTTCTGGATTGCCCAAGAACCTTGGGAACTTGGTTAATCTGCGACATCTTGATCTTGAAGATATGTTCTGGTTCAAGTACTCCTCCAAGTTGCCACCAAGAATGGGGAATTTAACCAATCTGCATAACTTGCATGCATTTCGCGTTGGCAATGAGAACGGGTATAgaattgaagaattgaagaacaTGGAGCACCTTTCAAAAACATTGCATATCTCAAACCTAGAGAATGCAGTTAATGCAGGGGAGGCTAAGTTGAACGAGAAGAAAAACCTTGACAAGTTGACATTTGAATGGAGTGACAGGGTTCCCAACACACAAGATGAAGCAGCTGAAAGGAGTGTACTCGAAGACCTACAACCTCACCCAGATCTCAAAGAGCTCCAAGTTTTTCGTTACGGTGGCAATGAATTCCCGACTTGGATGAGTGAAGGGCGACTCCAGAACTTGGTCAAGGTTACCTTGGATGGTTGCGTAAAATGCAAAACCCTCACTATAGGCGATCGACTACCAAATCTAAAAGAACTCTACATGAAACGTATGCTGGAGTTAGAGAAATGGCCGGAGGTTGATTGCCATTCCCTTCGTCGCCTAAAGTTTTCCAACTGCCCCAATCTACGGGAGTTGCCCAGCATCTTTCCAAGTCTGAATGTCATGAAGATCAAGGTTGCAACTCCTTGA